In Solobacterium moorei, a single genomic region encodes these proteins:
- the ptsP gene encoding phosphoenolpyruvate--protein phosphotransferase, which translates to MLKGIAASQGIAIAKVYKLEQPVLKIVQTSANPEEELKKLDSAFTKTISDIEQIKEVASKTLAEEELAIFDAHLMMIGDPEFRSSIENEITSNSVNAEYAADCVSKMMISMFESMDDEYMRARAADIKDVSFRLLCNITGNEIPNLSTLSEPVVVVAKDLTPSDTGSLNKEFAKGFATEIGGRTSHSAIMARSLEIPAIVGVTDILRTLKSGDLVILDAINGEVITDPTEEQIAEYTKRAEEFRANKEALKALKDKPSVSVDGHKVELVGNIGSPADVDAVNANGGEGVGLFRTEFLYMKSENDFPNEDTQFAAYKAVLEGMNGKQVVIRTLDIGGDKKLSYYQFEEEMNPFLGVRAVRFCLSRKDIFRVQLRALLRASAFGKLCIMFPMIATVAEFREAKSVYDEERAKLIAEGVTVGDVQVGIMIEIPAAAVLADQLAKEADFFSIGTNDLIQYSMAADRMSQPVSYLYQPLNPSVLRLIKMAIDGAHKEGKWCGMCGEMAGDELAAPVLLGLGLDEFSMSATSILPARKIINSLSYAEMKELADKAVASSTEAEVVELIKNTISK; encoded by the coding sequence ATGTTGAAAGGTATAGCAGCATCACAGGGAATTGCAATTGCGAAAGTATATAAGTTGGAACAACCAGTTCTAAAGATTGTACAGACAAGCGCAAATCCAGAGGAAGAATTAAAGAAGTTGGATAGTGCATTTACGAAGACAATCTCTGATATTGAACAGATTAAAGAAGTCGCATCAAAGACATTGGCAGAAGAAGAATTAGCTATTTTTGATGCGCACCTTATGATGATAGGTGATCCTGAATTCCGTAGTTCTATCGAAAATGAAATTACATCTAATTCAGTAAACGCAGAATACGCAGCTGATTGTGTATCAAAGATGATGATTTCCATGTTTGAAAGCATGGATGATGAATACATGCGTGCAAGAGCAGCAGATATCAAAGACGTATCATTCCGTTTACTCTGCAACATCACAGGTAATGAAATTCCTAATCTAAGTACACTAAGTGAACCAGTGGTTGTGGTTGCCAAGGACTTAACACCATCTGATACAGGTTCCTTAAATAAGGAATTCGCAAAGGGATTTGCGACTGAAATCGGCGGACGTACAAGTCACAGTGCTATCATGGCTCGTTCCTTAGAGATTCCTGCTATCGTTGGTGTAACTGATATCTTACGTACATTAAAATCTGGGGATCTAGTTATCTTAGATGCGATCAATGGTGAAGTTATCACAGATCCAACCGAGGAACAGATTGCTGAATATACAAAACGTGCTGAAGAGTTCCGTGCAAACAAGGAAGCTCTTAAAGCATTAAAGGATAAACCATCCGTATCTGTGGATGGTCATAAGGTTGAACTGGTTGGTAATATCGGTTCACCAGCTGACGTTGACGCAGTAAACGCAAACGGGGGTGAAGGTGTAGGCCTATTCCGTACAGAATTCCTCTACATGAAGAGTGAAAATGATTTTCCTAATGAAGATACACAGTTTGCGGCTTATAAGGCTGTTCTGGAAGGTATGAATGGCAAGCAAGTTGTTATCCGTACACTTGATATCGGTGGTGATAAGAAGTTAAGCTACTATCAGTTTGAAGAAGAGATGAACCCATTCTTAGGTGTTCGTGCTGTTCGTTTCTGCTTATCACGTAAGGATATCTTCCGGGTTCAGTTACGTGCATTGTTACGTGCTTCTGCATTTGGTAAGTTATGTATCATGTTCCCAATGATTGCAACTGTTGCGGAATTCCGTGAAGCAAAGTCTGTATATGATGAAGAACGTGCTAAGCTAATCGCTGAGGGTGTAACTGTTGGTGATGTTCAAGTTGGTATCATGATTGAGATTCCTGCAGCAGCAGTACTTGCAGATCAGCTGGCGAAGGAAGCAGATTTCTTCTCTATCGGTACAAACGACTTGATACAGTACTCTATGGCTGCTGACCGTATGAGTCAACCAGTATCTTATCTCTATCAGCCATTAAACCCATCTGTATTACGTTTAATCAAGATGGCTATTGATGGTGCACATAAAGAAGGTAAGTGGTGTGGTATGTGTGGTGAAATGGCTGGCGATGAGTTAGCTGCACCAGTATTACTTGGTTTAGGATTAGATGAGTTCTCTATGAGTGCTACATCGATTTTACCAGCACGTAAGATTATCAACTCCTTAAGTTATGCAGAGATGAAGGAACTAGCTGATAAGGCTGTCGCTTCCTCTACAGAAGCAGAAGTTGTAGAACTGATTAAGAACACAATTTCAAAGTAA
- a CDS encoding YebC/PmpR family DNA-binding transcriptional regulator, whose amino-acid sequence MGRAHEVRAASMAKTAAIKSKLYSRFGKELYIAAKSGVPDPDMNLSLKRKIAEAKSNQVPADVIKRAIDKAKGGTDENYAEARYEGFGPGNSTVIVDCLTDNTNRSMTEVKTAFNKSKGAKMVNAGGVSYNYESVGLFVFNYADEDAMLEALLEAEVDVTDLTIEDGVMTVKTAFTDFGKAQDAIEKLLPNIEFETCETTMLPNEYVTLTDPEEIEAFHKLMDMLNEADDVNKVYHNAIINE is encoded by the coding sequence ATGGGAAGAGCGCATGAAGTCCGTGCAGCCTCAATGGCAAAGACTGCTGCAATTAAATCAAAGTTATATTCACGTTTTGGAAAGGAATTATATATCGCTGCTAAGAGTGGTGTTCCTGATCCAGATATGAATCTTTCTTTAAAGAGAAAGATTGCTGAAGCAAAATCCAACCAGGTACCTGCCGATGTTATTAAGAGAGCAATCGACAAAGCAAAGGGTGGAACAGACGAAAACTACGCAGAAGCACGCTATGAAGGATTTGGTCCTGGTAACTCTACAGTCATCGTAGATTGCTTAACAGATAATACAAATCGTTCTATGACAGAAGTTAAGACAGCATTCAATAAATCAAAGGGTGCTAAGATGGTTAACGCTGGTGGTGTTTCTTATAACTATGAATCAGTTGGTTTATTCGTATTTAATTATGCGGATGAAGACGCAATGCTTGAAGCTTTATTAGAAGCAGAAGTTGATGTAACTGATCTTACAATTGAAGATGGTGTTATGACTGTTAAGACAGCATTCACTGATTTTGGTAAGGCACAGGATGCGATTGAAAAATTATTACCAAACATTGAATTTGAAACATGTGAAACAACAATGTTACCAAATGAATATGTAACACTTACAGATCCTGAAGAAATTGAAGCGTTCCATAAGTTAATGGATATGCTCAATGAAGCAGATGATGTAAATAAGGTTTATCATAACGCTATCATCAACGAATAA
- a CDS encoding metallophosphoesterase family protein, producing MSIYVMSDIHGCYDEFMQMLDLISFSDYDELWIVGDVCDRGPKSMELLQKIISSKNMHLIMGNHDVWLLKYAQYMIDCKRDFRAQRADDDYLRWTLRNGGLITSDQFMDLDYHECYDIKLYLENCPYYKELTVHGKKFLFVHAGLSEEYMKPTTIVASVPHHILVWEKIGLDANPFNDTTMIVGHTPTFRYGDEYQGKIAIGKNKQIYHIDCGCVFGKSLGCLRLDDLKEFYVPSLQPDRT from the coding sequence ATGTCGATATATGTAATGAGTGATATACATGGTTGCTATGATGAATTTATGCAGATGTTAGATTTGATATCTTTTAGTGATTATGATGAACTATGGATCGTTGGTGATGTTTGCGACCGTGGTCCAAAGTCGATGGAGTTACTTCAAAAGATTATCTCCAGCAAGAATATGCATCTCATCATGGGCAATCACGATGTATGGCTATTAAAATATGCTCAATACATGATTGACTGTAAACGAGATTTTCGTGCACAACGTGCAGATGATGATTACCTAAGATGGACATTACGTAATGGAGGACTCATCACTTCTGATCAATTCATGGATTTAGATTATCATGAATGTTATGACATCAAACTCTATCTTGAAAACTGTCCGTACTATAAGGAATTAACCGTTCACGGTAAAAAATTCCTATTCGTTCACGCAGGTCTTAGCGAAGAGTATATGAAGCCTACAACTATCGTCGCCTCTGTACCACATCATATCCTCGTATGGGAGAAGATAGGATTGGATGCAAATCCCTTCAACGATACAACGATGATTGTTGGTCACACACCAACCTTTCGTTATGGCGATGAATACCAAGGGAAAATTGCTATAGGTAAGAATAAACAAATCTATCACATCGATTGTGGATGTGTATTTGGTAAATCATTAGGTTGCTTACGTTTAGATGACTTAAAAGAATTCTATGTTCCAAGTTTGCAGCCAGACCGCACTTAA
- a CDS encoding sensor histidine kinase — MKYLRNQDILREIFISFVIGVVCMISTYPLIGEYAILFLLLTLILIGIHYYFSIKRYQQIAQLSLSLDKVLHGNAIQINDHYEGELSILSDEISKMITKLNEQTELLQKDKVRLTNAIADIFHQMRTPLTSINLSLTVLNDEHLSADKALYYRRDIKKQLEKIQWLIETLLKMSKIDAKTAIFHRQEILVKDILTKAMEPFAIPMELKEQKSILSCTNEKMFVDNQWMMEAFGNLIKNAVEHTPDGGTIQLIASENPLYTEVIIQDNGEGIPEEDIPYMFERFYKGKNAKPESVGIGLAFARMIITAQNGTISVKNNPDGGACFSVRFYKQII, encoded by the coding sequence ATGAAGTATTTACGTAATCAAGATATTCTTCGTGAGATATTCATATCTTTTGTGATTGGTGTTGTATGTATGATCAGCACATATCCACTAATTGGTGAATATGCAATACTATTTCTGCTTTTGACGCTTATTCTTATTGGAATCCATTATTATTTCTCTATCAAGCGTTATCAACAAATTGCACAACTCAGTTTATCATTAGACAAAGTACTACATGGTAATGCGATTCAAATTAATGACCACTATGAAGGAGAATTATCTATTCTCAGTGATGAGATATCAAAGATGATAACCAAACTCAATGAACAAACAGAACTACTACAAAAAGATAAAGTACGTTTAACCAATGCAATCGCAGATATCTTTCATCAAATGCGAACACCACTTACATCGATTAACTTATCGCTAACGGTCTTAAATGATGAACATCTTTCCGCTGATAAAGCACTCTATTATCGTAGAGATATCAAGAAACAACTAGAAAAAATACAATGGTTGATTGAGACGTTACTTAAGATGTCTAAAATCGATGCGAAGACGGCTATCTTCCATCGACAAGAAATACTTGTAAAAGATATCCTAACAAAGGCAATGGAACCATTCGCAATTCCAATGGAATTAAAAGAACAAAAATCGATTCTAAGTTGTACAAATGAAAAGATGTTCGTGGATAATCAATGGATGATGGAAGCCTTCGGTAATCTAATTAAGAATGCAGTGGAGCATACACCAGATGGTGGCACAATTCAACTTATCGCAAGTGAAAATCCGTTATATACAGAGGTCATCATTCAAGATAACGGCGAAGGTATTCCTGAAGAAGATATTCCATATATGTTTGAACGCTTCTATAAAGGCAAGAACGCAAAACCTGAAAGTGTAGGCATTGGTCTAGCATTTGCACGTATGATCATCACTGCACAAAACGGTACAATTAGTGTTAAAAACAATCCAGATGGCGGAGCTTGCTTTAGTGTACGTTTTTATAAACAAATCATTTGA
- a CDS encoding response regulator transcription factor, with product MTRILLVEDDFAIVHSLQEYLNLEGFSSDYASGQKEAEQLLKTKQYQLLLLDVSLKDGDGFAVCNMAQKIQLPVIFLSASSDEETVVRGLNLGADDYITKPFRPKELLSRIKNVLRRHTGHQTIILLDEIQVDIEKAIVKKKEKEINLSALEYKLLTLFIDHRGKLLTRDQLLDEIWNIAGDFVNDNTITVYIKRLREKIEDDPTNPKIIKTVRGLGYRMD from the coding sequence ATGACGAGAATACTACTTGTGGAAGATGATTTTGCGATTGTTCACTCCTTACAGGAATATCTCAATCTAGAGGGGTTTAGCTCAGATTATGCGAGTGGACAAAAAGAAGCGGAACAACTACTAAAGACAAAACAATATCAATTATTGTTACTGGATGTTTCTTTAAAAGATGGTGATGGCTTTGCGGTATGTAATATGGCGCAGAAGATTCAATTACCAGTCATCTTTTTAAGTGCATCTTCAGACGAGGAAACGGTTGTAAGAGGATTAAACCTTGGTGCAGATGACTACATCACCAAACCATTCCGTCCAAAGGAGTTGCTTTCTCGCATCAAGAATGTCTTGCGTCGTCATACAGGCCATCAAACAATCATCCTTTTGGATGAGATACAGGTTGATATTGAAAAGGCAATCGTAAAAAAGAAGGAAAAAGAAATTAATTTATCCGCATTGGAATATAAGCTACTCACACTTTTTATTGATCATCGTGGCAAGTTACTTACAAGAGATCAACTTTTGGATGAGATATGGAATATCGCTGGTGATTTTGTAAATGATAATACGATAACGGTATACATTAAACGCTTGCGTGAGAAGATTGAAGATGATCCTACAAATCCCAAAATCATTAAAACAGTACGTGGACTAGGATACAGGATGGACTAA